From Gopherus flavomarginatus isolate rGopFla2 chromosome 7, rGopFla2.mat.asm, whole genome shotgun sequence, the proteins below share one genomic window:
- the TACSTD2 gene encoding tumor-associated calcium signal transducer 2 yields the protein MESRFGVVLVLILAAASSSAQKNCTCATNRRALCTEDTLGSCLCTLVGSNQRVNCSVLTSKCLLMKAEMSSPKGRRISKPEHGFLDNDGVYNPDCEDSGIFKARQCNQTNTCWCVNSAGVRRTDKGDTTLRCNELVRTNWIFIELKHKERSKAFHASEVADGLKQIIHNRYKLHPKYITAIEYEYPFIHIDLKQNASQKSKEDVDIADVAYYFEKDVKLDSIFHRSNAFNLSINGDPLDVEGILIYYVDEKPPEFSMKRLTAGVIAVLAVVILTIITGITVLVITRRRTGKYEKVEIKEMGEMRRGQNS from the coding sequence ATGGAATCTAGATTTGGAGTTGTGCTGGTTTTGATCTTGGCAGCTGCATCATCATCTGCCCAGAAGAACTGTACCTGTGCGACCAACAGACGGGCTCTCTGCACTGAAGACACGCTTGGGAGCTGCCTCTGCACGTTGGTGGGTTCAAATCAAAGAGTAAATTGTTCAGTGTTGACTTCAAAATGCCTACTGATGAAGGCAGAAATGAGCTCCCCAAAGGGCAGGCGTATCTCCAAACCTGAGCATGGCTTTTTAGACAATGATGGCGTTTACAATCCAGACTGTGAGGATAGTGGTATCTTCAAAGCCAGGCAGTGCAATCAGACCAATACCTGCTGGTGTGTGAACTCTGCTGGGGTGAGAAGAACTGATAAAGGTGACACAACCCTAAGATGCAATGAACTAGTCAGAACTAACTGGATCTTCATCGAACTGAAACACAAGGAGAGGTCTAAAGCCTTCCATGCTTCTGAAGTGGCAGATGGTCTGAAACAGATCATTCACAACAGATACAAGCTGCATCCAAAGTACATTACTGCCATTGAGTATGAATACCCATTCATCCATATTGACCTGAAGCAAAATGCTTCCCAGAAATCCAAAGAAGATGTTGATATAGCTGATGTGGCTTATTACTTTGAAAAAGATGTTAAACTTGACTCCATATTTCATCGTAGTAATGCATTCAACCTCTCCATTAACGGAGACCCTCTGGATGTGGAAGGAATTTTAATTTACTACGTGGATGAAAAGCCACCAGAGTTTTCTATGAAACGTCTGACTGCTGGCGTTATTGCTGTGTTGGCAGTGGTGATATTGACTATTATTACTGGGATTACTGTACTGGTTATTACCAGAAGGAGGACCGGGAAGTATGAGAAGGTCGAGATCAAGGAGATGGGTGAAATGAGACGAGGACAGAACTCATAG